From Pseudobdellovibrio exovorus JSS, a single genomic window includes:
- a CDS encoding exonuclease domain-containing protein — protein MTFDLKRSIYDYPIVAFDTETSGAYPIESEVIELGAVKWLNGEIVGKFQTLLKPSKLLTPDNIRIHGITNEMVASAPLMKDQIIGFCDFIDQSVLIAHHAPFDLGFVIVPIEKAGLRLPQTFNLCSSLISRALLTTTNHKLQTLIKELGLTGGAAHRAYDDAYACFQVLQKCLEKIPEDQSLQRILNIQKKDLAWNNYRVYSSQDQKILSLVKAMEQEKTIHIVYEGGQTKGKARPIKPFGIVRNPDGDYIHAECGLDFQRKRFYIEKIKEVELL, from the coding sequence ATGACATTTGACCTCAAACGATCCATTTATGATTACCCCATCGTCGCTTTTGATACAGAAACAAGCGGAGCTTATCCAATTGAATCCGAAGTGATCGAATTGGGTGCAGTGAAGTGGTTGAATGGGGAAATCGTTGGTAAGTTTCAGACACTCTTAAAACCATCGAAGCTTTTGACTCCTGACAATATCCGAATTCATGGAATTACTAATGAAATGGTAGCTTCGGCTCCATTGATGAAAGATCAGATCATCGGTTTTTGTGACTTTATTGATCAATCCGTTCTGATCGCTCACCACGCCCCATTTGATTTGGGTTTTGTAATTGTCCCGATTGAAAAGGCGGGGTTGCGTTTGCCTCAGACTTTCAATCTCTGCAGCAGCTTGATCTCAAGGGCTTTGTTAACGACGACCAATCATAAATTACAAACACTGATCAAGGAACTCGGCCTAACTGGCGGAGCCGCACATAGAGCGTACGACGATGCCTATGCCTGTTTTCAAGTGTTACAAAAATGCTTAGAAAAAATTCCAGAAGATCAATCCTTACAAAGAATTTTAAATATTCAAAAAAAGGATTTGGCTTGGAATAACTATCGTGTTTATTCGTCACAGGATCAAAAAATTCTGTCATTAGTCAAAGCGATGGAGCAGGAAAAAACAATTCACATCGTCTATGAGGGGGGGCAAACAAAAGGTAAAGCGCGTCCGATAAAACCTTTTGGAATTGTCAGAAACCCAGACGGAGACTACATCCACGCGGAATGTGGTTTAGATTTTCAACGCAAAAGATTTTATATAGAAAAAATCAAAGAAGTGGAATTACTTTAA